One window from the genome of Periophthalmus magnuspinnatus isolate fPerMag1 chromosome 18, fPerMag1.2.pri, whole genome shotgun sequence encodes:
- the krcp gene encoding kelch repeat-containing protein, whose product MENFGVYAVFGVGGPPQRLICADGSSRVSVSVSPCVQQVVLFSSGPWGERLCVNVELEDAARVPITIGKLTPYNKCLSWEQWEENRWTNSVTLRLSVEGAALGKPHWSEPEQVSTVKKYTPKVSAVPPPRACNLSGKRKREQDQEGSSGAREENICPNKALGTPVRKDRSQPKRGLKLFINAPDRGSEVPKAAVKTPPNLSKTKNRKTRTPTQPASLVSPSSRWGHTLSPLDPHTAILIGGQGNRMHFCEDPMWKLCTEDRSWVHTETLAEGPTPETRMGHTAVYDPDSQQIFMFGGSKNKTWFNDVHILDTCSWRWTMVEALGQVPPLSYHSCTLFRGELWVLGGVFPRPHPQPDECSDALYIFDPQLSIWYQPIVTGDKPAPRSGHSACLMQQRNLYVFGGWDTPLCFNDMHMLDLGLMEFSAVSTYGKAPSPRSWHGSAVLSDSKFLIHGGYNGNQALGDAFIFDTDTNTWTEVALPELHLPRAGHTIITMESIRYPQDEDQDPSWEARALLVFGGGDNEGTFYSDLTTVAMDRLLATL is encoded by the exons CGCTGATGGCTCCTCCAGAGTGAGTGTTTCAGTATCACCGTGTGTCCAGCAGGTGGTGCTGTTCAGCAGTGGACCGTGGGGGGAGCGGCTCTGCGTGAACGTGGAGTTGGAGGATGCTGCAAGGGTCCCCATCACCATTGGCAAACTCACGCCCTACAACAA GTGCCTGTCATGGGAGCAGTGGGAGGAGAACAGATGGACAAACTCAGTCACACTCAGACTGTCTGTGGAGGGGGCAGCTCTG GGTAAACCCCACTGGTCAGAGCCTGAGCAGGTCTCCACTGTGAAGAAGTACACCCCTAAG GTCTCAGCTGTGCCCCCCCCCAGAGCCTGCAACTTGAGTGGTaaaaggaagagagagcagGACCAGGAGGGGAGCAGTGGGGCCAGAGAGGAGAACATCTGTCCCAACAAAGCCCTGGGGACCCCAGTGAGGAAGGACCGGAGCCAGCCCAAAAGGGGGCTCAAGCTGTTCATCAATGCACCAGACAGGGGCAGTG agGTCCCGAAAGCTGCAGTTAAAACCCCTCCAAATctatccaagaccaagaaccgAAAGACCAGGACCCCAACACAGCCCG CCTCTCTGGTCAGTCCCTCTAGCCGCTGGGGGCACACTCTGAGCCCACTTGACCCGCACACAGCCATCCTGATTGGGGGGCAGGGAAACAGGATGCACTTCTGTGAGGACCCTATGTGGAAGCTCTGCACCG AGGACAGGAGCTGGGTGCACACAGAGACCCTGGCTGAGGGCCCCACCCCTGAGACTCGAATGGGACACACAGCCGTCTATGACCCAGACTCCCAACAGATCTTTATGTTTGGAGGCTCCAAGAACAAAACATGGTTCAATGACGTTCACATCCTGGACACGTGCAGCTGGAGGTGGACCATGGTGGAG GCCCTGGGACAAGTGCCTCCGCTCTCCTACCACAGCTGCACCCTGTTCAGAGGAGAGCTGTGGGTGCTGGGGGGCGTGTTCCCTAGGCCCCACCCACAGCCCGATGAGTGCAGTGACGCCCTCTACATCTTTGACCCCCAGCTATCCATCTGGTACCAGCCCATCGTCACTGGGGATAAGCCTGCCCCACGCTCTGG ACACTCGGCATGCTTGATGCAGCAGAGGAACCTGTATGTGTTTGGAGGCTGGGACACTCCGCTCTGCTTCAATGACATGCACATGTTAGACCTGG ggctGATGGAATTCTCAGCAGTCAGCACATATGGGAAAGCCCCTTCCCCACGCAG TTGGCATGGCAGTGCCGTGCTCTCAGACTCCAAGTTCCTGATCCACGGAGGCTACAACGGAAATCAAGCTCTCGGTGATGCCTTTATCTTTGACACTG ACACAAACACCTGGACAGAGGTAGCCCTTCCAGAACTCCATCTCCCCAGAGCCGGACACACAATCATAACCATGGAATCCATCCGCTACCCTCAGGATGAGGACCAGGACCCATCGTGGGAGGCTAGGGCTCTTCTGGTGTTTGGGGGAGGGGACAATGAGGGTACGTTCTACAGCGACCTGACTACAGTGGCCATGGACAGACTGCTCGCCACACTCTGA